The sequence GGAACCCAAACCCGGAAGCTTCCCTCTCTCCGCCGGAATCCCGCCGCTCTTGCCGCGATCTCCGCGCCTCGCTCACATCGGAAGCCCAATTCGCTTCGCTGAACAGCTCCCCGCTCGAATCCGTCCCGACGGCGAACGGAAAATCAGAGCAAGTCCCGTGAGCTCCGATGGAGCAGCATCTCAGAGTCCCGCTCCGATCGCTACTCCGACCAGACACCGATCTCGAATTGCGCCGCCGCCGCTTCCTCGCTACTAAGCGGAGACTCCCCTTGCTGTTGCAGTTGGAAGCTGAGAGCTTGTCTTCGTCGGCGAGAGAGAGACGGCTCATAGCTTCGATGGAGAAAGAAGTGGTGGAGCGATCGGAGAAGCAAGGGCGTTTGGTGGAGATGGAGCCGCCGTAAGGGCTCTGTGTCGGGGGCTGTTCAGATGGGTCTACGGTTTTGGAGCGGTGAAATGGGCGCCATGACAGGAGCTGTAGGGTGCAAGATTCGATCGAGTTTCGTGATGATTCA comes from Brassica rapa cultivar Chiifu-401-42 chromosome A02, CAAS_Brap_v3.01, whole genome shotgun sequence and encodes:
- the LOC103868212 gene encoding uncharacterized protein LOC103868212, translating into MSQKHLESSRNSIESCTLQLLSWRPFHRSKTVDPSEQPPTQSPYGGSISTKRPCFSDRSTTSFSIEAMSRLSLADEDKLSASNCNSKGSLRLVARKRRRRNSRSVSGRSSDRSGTLRCCSIGAHGTCSDFPFAVGTDSSGELFSEANWASDVSEARRSRQERRDSGGEREASGFGFPVGVDPMGNESGYGSEPGYRGDVEFGYGDECDDEEEDVKPLFWADSTVEMSGDAKFSDSKPQFRCRRRRQHDYKTVDSMR